In Salvelinus alpinus chromosome 19, SLU_Salpinus.1, whole genome shotgun sequence, the genomic stretch TAGCTGGTTATAGCCTAGACTTAATCAGCATTTAGTTTTGTCTCATTTATTGATATGGATATAGTCTCTTGAGGGATGGGGTTGTGCAAAGCAAATGGCTTTAACAAGCCTCCATACAGAGTGGAGTTTGCAAATGCAACAGTCAAAAGGCCTAGTATAAGACCTACAGTCTGTGCTCCTAAATACTGGAACAAGTGTGATTCATTAGGTTACATGATCACCACAGTAGCCCCACTCAGATATAAAAATAAATTATGAAATTATTTGGCCATTAAATAGCACAACAGCATGGCATATTTAAATAGTGGAATAGGCCTAGCCTAAATCATATTTACTTTCTGTTTTGCAGCTCAGACTTTTTTTCTAGACAAGGGTCTTCTGTGTCTTTATAGTGGTATTCTCACAAGTCATTTGTTGAATGCCTAAGCCTATACTAAGCCCAAGCTTAGTAGTATAACGTCGTTATCGAATGCCGTTTTAAAACAAGCTTTAGACTTTTATTTTGGAAATGAAACCCGGAAGCTGCAAAGCACCTCTAACGTCTGGGCTAGAGATGCTTGATTGACTAGCTAACTTGGACTAGCTACGTTCGGTCCATGTCCTTTGCAGATGACACATTCCTGACAAAAGCTTGTATGTATATAAAATATATCTGTAACCGAGTAAAGGGAGATGTAAAGTAAGAATTGAACGTGTAAATGTTCATTCATAGTCGTAACATTTGTACGTTTACAGATGTAATTTAACGGTTACGTTTCATGTTTCACGCATGACTTTTCTTACGATCCTAACAATTTACGTATGGATTTTCTTACGATCCTAACGATACCTACGTTCAACCTTTGGCAGCTATCTGGCTCCATACGGTACCACTTgcagtgtggtagcagagaaaacagtctatgatttgggtggctggagtctttgacaattttgttGTTTGAGAgctgcgcgctctctctctgctcgacAGATTATAGTCTATGTGTGCAGCACATGTGAAAAATAATCGATGTATGAACAAACAGCTTCGGGAATCCATCtagtttttttttatcaattacataACCTAGATTTAAAAAAGCATTATTACAATATACTTTTCACTGGCCCAAGCGGGCGACTGACGGGGATGATCGACTGGTCTGGAGGGTTTCCAGCGGGCAGCCCTGTTTATCGAGCCTTGCTGACATCGGTTAGTATTTTTTTATTGCGTATTTTATGTTCTGAAGAGCATATGAGAAAATGTCTAACTACCAATTCTTGAAAATTATAATTTTTACTTCATTGTCATGGTTGTAAAATGCAAAAAATTCATAGAAAAGCTTAAGAAAATACAGTATGTAAAAGAAAAGTGAAATCCTATGAAATATCATTATTAATTGTAAACCGGTCTAAAAGAAAGTATGCCATATGGGCCCATTCTATTGATCTACAACAGCTTAGGTCTCTTCGCCTCACTGCTCCCCTTTGCAGGTCTCTTCAACGTAGCGGCAGTGGTCTTCTTTGCAGTGCTCTTCGCCACAGTGGCAGTGGTCTTCTTTGCAGTGCTCTTTGCTGCAGTGTTCTCCTTTGCAGTGCTCTTCACCGCAGTGCTCTTCGCCACAGTGCTCTCCTTTGCAGTGCTCTTCACCGCAGTGCTCTTCGCCGCAGTGCCCTTTGCCGCTGGTGTCTCCTTGGCAGGTCTCTTCAGCACAATGCCAGTGCTCTCCTTTGCAGTGCTCTTTGCCGCAGTGCTCTCCTTTGCAGTGCTCTCCTTTGCAGTGCTCTTCACAGCAATGCTCTTCTTTGCAGTGCTCCTATCCGCTGTCGAGAGATGTACATGAGCAGATTTATGAATATGTCAACAAACAAAGTCTAATGTATGATTTTCAGTCGGGGTTTAGAAAAACTTACACCACTGATTAATGTctactttacttgactgacttcatcaggaaagAGATTGACGAGGAAAATCTCTGTAGAATGGTACTGCTTGACCTACAGAAGGCCTTtgatacagttaaccactgtctcctaatctCCTGAATGGAGGCACTGGGGTTAAGCAGAATCTCTCTGGGTAAAGTCCAACTTGTCAGGTAGGGAGCAAGTGGTAGAGGTtaatggttcactgtctcaggAAAGACCAATGAGTTGTGGCGTTCCGCAGGGGAGTGTGCTTGGGCCTCTGCTGTTTTTACTGTCTATAAACAATATGAAAGATGCTTATTCGTTCCCTCTTTTCctttatgcggatgactctacacttctggtgtctcataaaagtaaaactatgttggagagcatacttactacagagcttactaacattagcaaatggcttggagataataagctATCTCTGCAATTATTTTTGGGTCCAGACTTAAATTGTGTAGGTCCTCTGAAAGCAGAGTGCAGTTagggggtgaggtgctgactactaaaacctctgttagctaccTGGGATGTATCCTTGATGAAATCTTGGGAGGTGTGAGAATGTCCACTAaagtgctagggaaggttaatgccaggactatgtttttggctagaaagtccaagctgcttgataaggactgCTAGCCACCACCCTCAATCAATGCTATTTTGACTacgctagtacttcctggtttgggggcttatctaagcttctgaaggggaagctccagatagcccagaataagctgatcagggtagtattgaaggGGAGTCCACGTACCCACATAGAGCTGCTTTCAGAAACtcaactggctgcctgttgaggctagggtgtcccagattagattgggtctggtttacaggagtatttatggttctGTGCCCAGATATCTAACCAATTACTTTCCCcatgttagggatgcacacaatcacagcaccagatcaggtgtaatgctgggaaaggtactgtcttgtatactggagcctcagagtggaatgagttgcctctgcccatAAAAACAACGTTCTCTCTGGGCAGCTTTAAAAATAGAGTAAAAACACTGTTTGATGTCttctgtgtttatttgaatgtACCTTACGATGTAACTGCAATGATGAGATAGATATTCTTCTTctttgtttttatgttttattatctCTCTGTCACACTGTGTTCAACCGTGTTGGATCTTGCCTAGTCATCTTgtttcaagaggaccacaatggaaataagtcccagactttattgtgtgttttcctccatgatttaacaatggaaataagtcacaGACTGTATTGTGTTTTATCCTCGTTCATGTGCATATATGGCttttcaagttttatgtgtgattgttttttttaatggTCAAATGAATCAACTAAACTAAGTCACTCCTTTGCAGTGGTCTTGTTATCATTTAAAATTAAACCTGtaacaaaaacaacaatattTCCTGGCAGCCATACAGTGCCTATAGAGAATCTACACCCCCGTGTAAGAAAATGGGATTAAAATTTATTTAATTGTCATATCTTGTCAACTATCTACaaaaaaatactctgtaatgtcaaagtggaaaaaaaatatatatatatatttttttagattaaggagaaagaaaacactaatataccttgattagataagtattcacccttctgactcaatacatgttagaatcacctctggcagcgactacagcggtgagtcttcttgggtaagtctcatgTGCTTTGCACACTTGTATTGTGCAATATCtggccattattctttaaaaaaaggtTAAGGGGTTGAGGATCATGGCTAGACCGAAATGTTCAAGTCTGGTCATAGATTTTCAAACAGATTGAAGTCAAAACttgaccactcaggaacattcactgtcttcttggtaagcaaccccAGTGCAGATTTGGCTTCATGttataggttattgtcctgctggaaggtgaattcagcatctcccaatgtctggtgtaaagcagactgaagcaggttaaactctaggattttgcctgtgcttagctccatctaatttcttttcatcctgaaaaactcctgtCTTTGCCGATTTTAAGCATAACCATGCCATGATGCAgcccccaccaccatgcttgaaaatatggaggcagttactcagtgatgtgttgtgttggatttgcccccaaaacataaggctttgcatttaaggccaaaaagtgtattcctttgccgtggttttttgcagtattactttagagcCTTCTTGACACATTTGGATGTTGAAATATTTTTATTctatatatttgtattcttcttttcactctgtcatttaggtcattattgtggagtcactacaatattgttgatgcATCCTCAGTTGTCTCCCATCACAttgaactctaactgttttaaaatcaccaatggcctcatggtgacatccaTAAGCAGTTTACTTCCTgttctgcagctcagttcagaaggagtACTGCATATttaatgtgtctgggtggtttaataaaTCATCCACATCATAATTATGAACTTGACCATACTTAAAGATATATTCAATGTCAGATTTGTTATTGTCATCTACCAAATCACTGttcttctttatgaggcttttcaaatagctccctggtctttgtagtttaaTCTGTGCTCGAAATTCAATACTTAACTGAGGGAGCTTACGGATATTATATTTATGGAGGACAGAGGAAGTCATTAAAAAATAATTCAACCCCCTATTCACACAGCGATATAACATATGTaatttgttaagccaaatttgactgagttacagttcatataaggaaatcagtcaatggaaataaataaatttggccctaatctatggaagacgatcccacagctgaagaagccggatgtggaggtcctaggcttgagtggttacacgtggtctgaggttgttaggccggttgaacgtactgccaaattgtctAAAATGGCATTGgtggaggcttatggtagagaaatgaacattaaattatctggcaacagctctggtgacattcctgcagtcagcatgccaattgcacacgctacctcaaaacttgagacatctgtgacattgtgttgtgtgacattttagagtgaccttttactgtcctcagcacaaggtgcacctgtgtaacaatcatgctgtttaatctgcttcttgatatgccacacctgtcaggtggatggattatcttggcaattaTCTGatgttgatcttaggcttgtgtgcggctgctcggcaatggaaacccatttcatgaaacagttattgtgctgacgatacttccagaggcagtttggaactcggtagagtgttgcaactgagaaaAGGTGATTTTTACGCaatacgcgcttcagcactcggcggtcccgttctgtgagcttgttgtgtggccttccacttcgcggctgagccgttgttgctcctacacgtttccacttaacaataaaaacacttacagttgaccggggaagctctaccAGGGCAGTAATTTGtgggaaaagtggcatcctatgacggtgacacgttgaaagtcactgagctcttcagtaaggccattctactcccaatgtttgtctatggagattgcatggctgtgtgataTATTTTATacgcctgtcagcaacgggtgtggctgaaatagccgattccactaatttgaaggggtgtccagatacttttgtatatatatacacactacctgtcaaaagttttagaacacctactcattcaagggtttttctttattttttactattttctacattgtagaataatagtgaagatatcaaaactattaactaacacatatgaaatgtagtaaccaaaaaagtgtttaacaaatctaaatatattttatatttgagattcttcaaatagccgccctttgccttgatgacagctttgcacacactaggcattctctcaaccagcttcatgaggtagtcacctggaatgcatctaAATTAAttaggtgtgccttcttaaaagttaatttgtggaatttgttcccttcttaatgtgtttgagcctatcagttgtgttgtgacaaggaagggtgagtgtacagaagatagccctatttgttaaaagacaaagtccatattatggcaagaacagctcaaataagcaatgagAAATGAAAGTCTATTATTACttttagacatgaaggtcagtcaatacggaacatttcaagaacttttaaagttccttcaagtgcagtcgcaaaaaccatcaagcgctatgatgaaactggctctcatgaggagcaCCACTGGaatgaaagacccagagttacctctgctgcagaggataagttcattagagttaccagcatcagaaattgcagcccaaataaatgcttcagagttcagaggagactgtgtgaatcactgtgtgaatcagaccttcatggtcgaattgctgcaaagaaaccactactaaaggacaccaataataagaagagacttgcttgggccaagaaacacaagcaatggacattagaccggtggaaatttgtcctttggtctggagtctaaatttgagatttttggttccaaccgctgtgtctttgtgagacgcggtgtgggtgaacggttGATCTCCgcaagtgtggttcccaccgtaaagcatggaggaggtgttatggtccgggggtgctttgctggtgacactgtcagtgatttatttagaattcaaggttacacttaaccagcatggctaccacagcattctgcagtgaaactccatcccatctggtttgcgcttagtgggactatcatttgttttacaacaggacaatgacccaacacacctccaggctgtgtaaggactatttgaacacaaagtagagtgatggagtggtgcatcagataacctggcctcaacaatcccccaacctcaaccaaattcagatggtttgggatgagtcggacctcagagtgaaggaaaagcagccaacaagtgctcagcatatgtgggaaccccttcaagactgttggaaaagcattccaggtgaagctggttgagagaatgccaagagtgtgcaaagctgtcatcaatgcaaagggtggctactttgaagaatctcaaatctcaaatatattttgatttgttaaacacttttttcgTTACCATATGATTCCATgagttgtttcatagttttgtcttcactactattctacaatgtagaaattagtaataataaagaaaaacccttgaatgagtaggtgttctaaaacttttgaccggtagtgtgtgtgtgtgtgtgttttgatgtcttcactatcattctacaatgtagaaaatagtaaaaaaaaactggaatgagttgctgtgtccaaacttttgaatggtactatatatatatatattaagaaaatggttaattgaccacaaaatgaATATTTTGAAATTGTCATCTCAGTCTTCAGACTTGAACCTCATTGAAAACATAAAACATGTGGTTTGAACTGAAGAGGACACGTCCTTAAACGCAGATGAAGAACATCACAGATCTGGAAATATTATCTATGGAGGAACGGTCTAAGAtctctcccaatgtgttctccaatctcataaaacattttagaaaaaggctctgtGCCATTATCCTTGCAAGGTGACGTATTGaacagggtgccaataatttaaTGAACTGTACATACACACGTTAAAGATGCTGTATGTTTCTGTCTATGATCCGGTCCCAGTATAATGTGGCAGTCATGTTCAGCtatcattttcatcataggtgtCTATGACCTGTAATTTGTAAATTCTATTTTACCTCCTTTGAGAATGTTTGCCTTTGTCTTCAACTTGTCAGCAAGTTTATTCTGGTGCATGTCCTTCAGGATATTAATTGTAACACCCAGAGCCCCATTCTCTCTGTATTTGTTCACCATCAGCTCCACGGTATTCTCCCTGCTTGTGTCGCGATCCAACTCGCTTTTACTGATGGGCTCATAGCTATGCCTCTGGTGCTTGATGAGGAGCCACTGGAATCTCTTCATCTCGTCACTCGTCAACTCATCCAGAGTCTTAACCAACACCTGCTCCATCGTTGATGATCACTGCCATGGACAAAAGAATCAGACACCTATATCATCAACTACCTTTTCATCTGTAGTATAATAATGATCACTGCTGTACTAACTCAGCCTGAGTAAGGGCTTGTTTGAAAGAGTGAAACTTTATCATCTACCAACGACACCATGTGAATTTGGGAGGTAGGTAGTCCAATGACTGTCAATGCATCTGTCTGTAATAGGGTAAACTCAGGTCCAGAAAGCGTAACAGAAGGTAGGTTACAATAAATCAGGTTTAATACAATACGAGTTGTAACAAGGGAACAATAAGCCACATCGGAACATTTAGCtgaaatgtatttgtatttattatggatccattagttcctgccaaggcagcaactactcttcctggggtttattatggttcCCCATTaggtcctgccaaggcagcaactactcttcctggggtccaggaaAATGAAGGCAattctacattttaaaaaactttacaatatattcacaacagatttcagatattaagtgtgtgccctctgcTGGCGGAAATAAACAACGCACAGAGGTGCGGAAGGCTGCCCAAATTGGGCAGCAGGGGTACTCCGACGCGTTGCTCTATTGCGCACTGGACACCGCATCTAAGCGATGGTTTTTGATGACAGCAGTGCAATGAGGAATACAAATTAAATCAACGCAATTAGTCCGACCGATAAGTTGTGAAGAAGGCCATGTTGGCGTGGTAGTAGGATTGGCCTATGTTTCAGGAACAGCCCGGCATTACATCAACTTTTCCCTCTAAGTTAGCAGGCTATGTTAATTATAGTCCATGAAATATGAGTTCGACTAGATATCAGTCCTTATACCGttatttaaagctagaatcctagGAAGGTGTATCATTTTGTTATCTGCATCTTACGGGACCAtagttgttgtggatggctgttgaCAAACGTAAatgtgtattttaacccaataaaTGGGTGAaatgaagaagtttaagctgcctatcaatcattgtcaTTGTGGACAGCAAGTGAACAATGTGCTCTTGCCAACAGCTGCATAGTACGGATCAAAGCATATGGAACAAAAGTTTGAGGGAGTTCCTCTCTTCTAAACTCCTCCGTGGTATTGTGCTCCATCATGTCAACAACTACTTTAATTTAAGAAGACCacgagtggggcttttattgctcaatctaatttgtgctaataaaacatttaataaaaaatccATATGCCTAACTGACACATGTTGAAACTTGCACACTTTGAtaaacttaaaggggcaatctgtagtttctGCGTTCAATGGCgtattatatgtatatataaacgcattgattcttgaagaatattaattataaatgtttcatgagcttagttcaactgtcgtagcccatcagaacccaaaatataagcttgttttactccaatgtttgtaaacattgtaaatgtaaacacccGTTGTATAGCCTcaaaaaacatggttaaaactacaatTTTGATAtggtggatggtcagtccttgcatccatagttctctcacatcactgtggaggagttttggcccactcttgcatgcagaactgctttactCAAGAGACATGTGTGGGTGTCGAAGCATTCACTGCTCATTTCAAGttctgccacaacatctcaattggaatTGGGTCTGTACTTTGATTAGGCCACTCcttgctttttagccattttcatgtagacttgattaaCTGCTGCCAAGCCATTCTTCctgggtccaaacacattaacctCTACAGTATCAAATGATCAGTTTCAGGCACCAACCTCATGCTGTGAAAGAATTGGAAAgaattgtctatcaacaatgacaatccACCGggatctgacaacttggatggaacattactgaggataataccggatgatattgccactcctttTTGCCATATCTTTAAatgtaagcctactagaaagtgtgtgccctcaggcctggagggaagctaaa encodes the following:
- the LOC139544938 gene encoding histone H1, macronuclear-like; amino-acid sequence: MEQVLVKTLDELTSDEMKRFQWLLIKHQRHSYEPISKSELDRDTSRENTVELMVNKYRENGALGVTINILKDMHQNKLADKLKTKANILKGADRSTAKKSIAVKSTAKESTAKESTAAKSTAKESTGIVLKRPAKETPAAKGTAAKSTAVKSTAKESTVAKSTAVKSTAKENTAAKSTAKKTTATVAKSTAKKTTAATLKRPAKGSSEAKRPKLL